The Methanococcoides methylutens MM1 genome has a window encoding:
- a CDS encoding thermonuclease family protein: MRKVIFILLFLCCILSLSGCIGDNGAVPERTVTFANVTEVIDGDTFVISSGEKVRLIGVDTPERGEPYYEEARQYMVDNVLGMTVGLESDVSDTDRYGRLLRYVWLNDTMVNNELVLLGLAYSKAYEPDTYYQEQLDSSETLARGMGVGLWSASSFGEGGLVTISYLDAGRHIGQEVRVEGTVVTTSRNDGNGIIFLNFHDPYEGYFTVVIWSDDWDRFPQSPEVYYYGEHVMVTGKVVEYKGSPEIVVQAPSEIKILSDG, from the coding sequence ATGCGTAAGGTTATTTTCATCCTTTTATTCTTATGTTGTATACTTTCCCTTTCTGGCTGTATCGGAGACAACGGAGCAGTTCCGGAACGTACTGTTACTTTTGCCAACGTTACGGAAGTGATAGATGGGGACACCTTCGTCATATCTTCCGGTGAAAAGGTACGTCTTATTGGTGTGGACACTCCTGAAAGAGGGGAGCCTTATTATGAGGAGGCCAGGCAGTACATGGTAGATAATGTTCTTGGCATGACGGTAGGTCTTGAATCTGATGTAAGTGATACTGACCGTTATGGCCGTCTTCTGAGGTATGTATGGCTTAACGATACCATGGTTAACAATGAGCTGGTGCTTTTGGGACTGGCATATTCAAAGGCCTATGAACCGGACACCTATTACCAGGAACAACTGGACAGTTCCGAAACCCTCGCAAGGGGGATGGGTGTAGGTCTCTGGTCCGCCTCCTCTTTCGGGGAGGGCGGGCTGGTCACAATTTCCTATCTTGATGCCGGCAGACATATTGGCCAGGAAGTGAGGGTCGAGGGTACTGTGGTCACCACTTCAAGGAATGATGGTAATGGGATCATTTTCCTTAATTTCCATGATCCCTATGAAGGTTATTTTACCGTGGTAATATGGTCGGATGACTGGGACAGGTTCCCGCAGAGCCCTGAGGTCTATTACTATGGGGAACACGTAATGGTTACCGGAAAGGTAGTCGAATACAAAGGCAGCCCTGAGATAGTTGTACAGGCCCCGTCGGAGATCAAGATATTAAGTGATGGATAA
- a CDS encoding HAD family hydrolase: MQKSIAVVFDSAGTLLHMYRVAKDMASGELITGVESTDLVAQRKGRALIVLHTEPAVILGVDRNMRVIDFIDGHDIDIDISCASVPFSVEEAYGIIKDSDIRIADILQVVDVVREHCPKIFYVAAGIIVDSNDHSVPYVLSTGGRMFHDTKETVDRLKEHGVTVFIASGDSRRNLKQLAECIDIPMERVYDIATTREKARIILDLKEMYDKVLMVGDGLNDILALRAADIGIVTLQQGDERPEKLERSADFVIRDIREVLDIVDSL, encoded by the coding sequence ATGCAAAAGAGCATTGCTGTAGTCTTTGATAGTGCAGGTACCCTCTTGCATATGTATCGCGTGGCAAAGGATATGGCCAGCGGGGAACTTATCACAGGCGTAGAAAGTACTGACCTTGTGGCACAGCGCAAGGGCCGTGCATTGATCGTGCTTCATACCGAGCCAGCCGTGATACTCGGTGTTGACCGCAATATGCGTGTCATTGATTTTATTGACGGACATGACATAGATATTGACATCAGCTGTGCAAGCGTCCCTTTTTCTGTTGAAGAGGCCTATGGCATAATCAAGGACAGTGATATCAGGATAGCTGATATTCTCCAGGTCGTCGATGTTGTCAGGGAGCATTGCCCTAAGATCTTCTATGTGGCCGCAGGAATCATTGTTGATAGCAATGACCATTCCGTTCCCTATGTTCTGAGTACCGGGGGCCGCATGTTCCATGATACTAAGGAAACCGTCGATAGGCTTAAAGAGCATGGGGTGACCGTGTTTATCGCATCCGGAGACAGCAGGCGAAATCTTAAGCAGCTTGCGGAGTGCATCGATATCCCTATGGAAAGGGTCTATGATATTGCCACCACCCGGGAAAAGGCACGCATCATCCTTGACCTAAAAGAAATGTATGATAAGGTCCTGATGGTGGGTGATGGCCTGAACGATATCCTTGCTCTAAGGGCGGCAGACATTGGTATTGTTACTCTTCAGCAGGGCGATGAACGTCCCGAAAAACTCGAAAGGTCTGCGGACTTTGTGATAAGGGATATCAGGGAAGTTCTGGATATTGTTGATTCACTCTAA
- the atwA gene encoding methyl coenzyme M reductase system, component A2: protein MSLFIEVKDLTIAYDGVKVLKNINLNINEGEVLGILGRSGAGKTILMHALRGAEEYENISGSIIYHLARCEKCGHIDPPSKVGETCRHCKEDSMKAFDADFVALSLHDHERRSVSKRIAIMLQRTFALYGDDQVVVNVMNSLTEIGYSGNDAMSRAMELLEDVRLSHRMMHVARDLSGGEKQRVVLARQLVRNPMLLLADEPTGTLDPRTADVVHDVIERAVKAYNMTMVITSHWSEVIEELADKAIILEDGAVVKEGDPQEVAAEFMKMVSHIEKNENVALGEPIIDVKNLVKKYISVTRGVVHAVNDISFDVKEGEIFGIAGTSGAGKTTTSEILMGIVQPTKGDIHVRVGDEWVDMTTPGPDNRGRATKYMGILHQEYGLYTHRSIIDNLTESIGIDLPYELAVRKAVKTLVATGFSEEKAKGILPKMADDISEGERHRVALAQILMKEPTIIVMDEPTGTMDPITKIEVTRSILKARDEMGDTFVIVSHDMDFLQEACDRVALMRDAKIVAVGEPNDVLSQLTEEERLLVAQEA, encoded by the coding sequence ATGTCATTGTTCATTGAGGTCAAAGACCTGACTATAGCTTATGATGGTGTTAAGGTTCTGAAAAACATCAATCTTAACATCAATGAAGGTGAAGTCCTTGGAATTCTGGGTCGAAGTGGTGCGGGAAAAACCATCCTTATGCATGCTTTGAGGGGAGCCGAAGAATATGAGAATATCTCCGGTTCTATCATTTACCATCTGGCAAGATGTGAAAAATGTGGCCATATCGATCCTCCAAGCAAGGTAGGCGAAACATGTCGCCACTGTAAGGAAGACTCTATGAAAGCTTTTGATGCGGACTTTGTTGCACTATCCCTTCATGACCATGAACGCAGAAGCGTTTCTAAAAGGATCGCTATCATGCTCCAGCGTACATTTGCACTGTACGGTGATGACCAGGTAGTTGTAAATGTAATGAATTCTCTTACTGAGATCGGTTACAGCGGCAATGATGCTATGTCAAGGGCAATGGAGCTTCTTGAGGATGTCAGGTTATCCCACCGTATGATGCACGTTGCACGTGATCTTAGTGGTGGAGAAAAACAGAGGGTAGTACTTGCAAGGCAGCTTGTAAGGAACCCAATGCTACTTCTTGCTGATGAGCCTACAGGTACACTTGACCCAAGGACTGCAGATGTTGTCCACGATGTTATCGAAAGGGCTGTTAAGGCCTACAACATGACAATGGTCATTACTTCTCACTGGTCAGAGGTTATCGAAGAGCTTGCAGACAAAGCTATCATCCTCGAAGATGGTGCTGTTGTCAAGGAAGGTGATCCTCAAGAGGTCGCAGCTGAGTTCATGAAGATGGTATCTCACATTGAGAAGAACGAGAACGTTGCTCTTGGTGAGCCTATTATCGATGTCAAGAACCTTGTTAAAAAGTATATCTCCGTTACCAGGGGAGTCGTCCATGCTGTCAATGACATATCCTTTGATGTCAAGGAAGGGGAGATATTTGGTATTGCGGGCACCAGTGGTGCAGGAAAGACCACTACCTCAGAGATCCTCATGGGTATTGTTCAGCCTACAAAGGGTGACATCCATGTGCGTGTTGGTGACGAATGGGTCGATATGACTACGCCGGGTCCTGATAACAGGGGTCGTGCTACCAAATATATGGGAATCCTGCATCAGGAATACGGGCTTTATACTCACAGGAGCATCATCGACAATCTGACGGAGTCAATAGGCATAGACCTCCCTTACGAACTTGCAGTTCGCAAAGCAGTGAAGACCCTTGTTGCTACCGGATTCAGTGAAGAGAAGGCAAAGGGAATCCTTCCAAAGATGGCTGATGATATCAGTGAGGGTGAGAGGCACAGGGTTGCTCTTGCACAGATCCTCATGAAAGAGCCTACTATCATCGTGATGGACGAACCTACGGGTACAATGGATCCGATCACCAAGATCGAGGTTACAAGGTCCATCCTTAAGGCACGTGATGAGATGGGTGACACATTCGTTATCGTCTCACACGATATGGATTTCCTGCAGGAAGCATGTGATCGCGTTGCATTGATGAGGGATGCCAAGATAGTGGCCGTTGGTGAACCCAATGATGTTCTTTCCCAGTTAACTGAGGAAGAACGCTTACTTGTTGCTCAGGAAGCATAA